The genomic region GAGCACTCTTTTTGATTTTCAACTTCGCCTAAACTTGCCTGTTTATTCGTACTTGCTTGCAATCTCCAGATTTCAGGATAATAAAATTTTCCAACAGGATCTGCAGAATAACGCATTGAAACTTCATTATAAGATTGAGTTCTATGTCGCATCCACTGTCTTGCAACGATCAATGGTGTAACTATTTTAAATGTTGCGCTTTGATGTTCAAATGGTGTTAAATGAAAATTTTCAGCTAAATAATTCATCAAGCCTTTATCTTTTTCGGCATCCAAACCGGTTTTTCCGCTTGCCGCATGAGAAACTCTTGCAGAAAGAGCCGGCATCTGATCTATATTATATTTATCGCCTTCAATTTTAGATGTGGCAATTAGCTCCACTATTGCATATGGATCTGTTTGTCCATATGGATAACGAACTTTAAGATTATTGATATTAGCAAAATTTTTATTATCTTTATTTAAAGCCTGTTCCATAAAATCTCCTAAACCGATGGCAATGTTATACCTCTTTGTTTCATATATTTTCCACCGCGCTGTGCATAAGTTACATCACAAGACTCTTCACCTTTTAAAAATATTACCTGAGCCAATCCTTCATTTGCATAAATTTTTGCAGGAAGTGGCGTTGTATTTGAAATTTCAAGAGTGACATGGCCTTCCCATTCAGGCTCAAACGGTGTTACATTTACAATAATTCCACAACGAGCATAAGTTGATTTACCTAAACAAATTGTTAAAACATCTTTTGGAATTCTAAAATATTCAACACTACGAGCCAATGCAAATGAATTTGGCGGAACAACGCAAACATCACTTTTAATATTAACAAAAGAACTTGAATCAAAATTTTTTGGATCAACAATTGAATTTAATACATTTGTAAAAATTTTAAATTCATCGGCAACTCTTAAATCATATCCATAACTTGAAAGACCGTAACTGACAACTTTTGTTTTTCCCTCATTGATATAACGTACTTGTTTTTCTTCAAATGGTTCTATCATCCCATAATTTTTAGCCATATATGAAATCCATTTGTCTGCTTGAATACTCATATCACCCTCATAAAAAAATTAAACAAATTTACTTTTATTTTTTGAAATATTAAACTTTGCTTTTAACAAACTTTAAAACTCATTCAAGGATAAACGCATGACAAATTTTAATCAATTTTTAAATAAAGAATTAAAT from Candidatus Dependentiae bacterium harbors:
- the thyX gene encoding FAD-dependent thymidylate synthase, which codes for MEQALNKDNKNFANINNLKVRYPYGQTDPYAIVELIATSKIEGDKYNIDQMPALSARVSHAASGKTGLDAEKDKGLMNYLAENFHLTPFEHQSATFKIVTPLIVARQWMRHRTQSYNEVSMRYSADPVGKFYYPEIWRLQASTNKQASLGEVENQKECSNVLEKAYENSLSAYNKLLELGACREQARLIVPVGNYTEFYATANLRNWYAFYKLRIANDAQWEIRQYAKVIGEILSEIWPNSWNALLRNSK
- a CDS encoding dCTP deaminase — translated: MSIQADKWISYMAKNYGMIEPFEEKQVRYINEGKTKVVSYGLSSYGYDLRVADEFKIFTNVLNSIVDPKNFDSSSFVNIKSDVCVVPPNSFALARSVEYFRIPKDVLTICLGKSTYARCGIIVNVTPFEPEWEGHVTLEISNTTPLPAKIYANEGLAQVIFLKGEESCDVTYAQRGGKYMKQRGITLPSV